In Excalfactoria chinensis isolate bCotChi1 chromosome 20, bCotChi1.hap2, whole genome shotgun sequence, a genomic segment contains:
- the GPR153 gene encoding probable G-protein coupled receptor 153, with protein sequence MVPRPSTMHDEQRLPGNAVAWLACAGISLLANAWGILSISAKQKKWKPLEFLLCSLAGTHILNTAIPITTYAVVQLRRWHSGYEWNEGLCKVFVSTFYTLTLVTCFSVTSLSYHRMWMVRWPVNYRLSNTRKQAVHTVMGIWMVSFILSTLPAVGWHDTTERFYARDCRFVVTEIGLGFGVCFLLLIGGSMAVGAVCIGIALFHTVSGRRGPNASSSQFHVPTIVVEDAQGKRRSSIDGSESIKTSLQITYLITVIVLVYDTLMGFPVLVVSAASLRSDTSSQWMVLCLLWCSLAQSLLLPLFLWACDRYRANPRAVCEKCRSVLDNDDEDEESSLEGAVAVAGELVYDRPYECGCAAEVLVLDPMATRDFSVLEHGLPPVSPARTEPGDRMQYLQVPPLRRFSHDETELWAGGQLAAYLQRWGPDGDAAGLARLLAPHRGLSPHRDERLSPHRRRSDSLAAPPRLPREDVPPARGAAGGTARSASVASLPALGRHHALLPAFPTAALQREARRPPGPVCGLSVPARPAVPEDAARLPVPPPAGGCAVRAARCGPGAEPWPVRSGLAGGGGGSSSSFLSSPSASSGYVTFRSGSIGSAS encoded by the exons ATGGTGCCCCGTCCCTCCACCATGCACGATGAGCAGCGGCTGCCCGGCAATGCGGTAGCCTGGCTGGCGTGTGCCGGCATCTCACTGCTCGCCAACGCCTGGGGCATCCTCAGCATCAGTGCCAAGCAGAAGAAGTGGAAGCCGCTGGAGttcctgctgtgctccttgGCGGGCACCCACATCCTCAACACCGCCATCCCCATCACCACATACGCGGTGGTGCAGCTCCGGCGGTGGCACTCAGGCTACGAGTGGAACGAGGGGCTCTGCAAGGTCTTTGTCTCCACCTTCTACACCCTGACACTGGTCACCTGCTTCTCTGTCACCTCCCTTTCCTACCACCGCATGTGGATGGTCCGCTGGCCCGTCAACTACAG GCTGAGCAACACACGGAAGCAAGCCGTTCACACCGTGATGGGCATCTGGATGGTCTCCTTCATCCTCTCCACTCTGCCAGCAGTGGGGTGGCACGACACCACCGAGCGCTTCTACGCCAGGGACTGCCGCTTCGTTGTGACAGAGATCGGCCTGGGCTTCGGCGTCTGCTTCCTGCTCCTCATTGGGGGCAGTATGGCTGTTGGTGCTGTCTGCATCGGCATCGCTCTCTTCCACACTGTCTCGGGTCGACGTGGCCCCAACGCCAGCAGCAGCCAGTTCCACGTGCCCACCATCGTGGTGGAGGATGCCCAGGGCAAGCGGCGCTCCTCCATTGATGGATCCGAGTCCATCAAGACCTCCCTGCAGATCACCTATCTGATCACCGTCATTGTCCTCGTCTACGACACCCTGATGGGCTTCCCAGTACTG GTGGTGAGCGCTGCCAGCCTGCGCTCGGACACCTCCTCCCAGTGGATGGTGCTGTGTCTCCTCTGGTGCTCGCTGGCGCAGTCCCTGCTCCTGCCCCTCTTCCTTTGGGCCTGTGACCGTTACCGTGCCAACCCACGTGCCGTCTGTGAGAAGTGCCGCTCCGTGCTGGACAACGACGACGAGGACGAAG AGAGCAGCCTGGAGGGCGCGGTGGCCGTGGCGGGAGAGCTGGTGTACGACCGCCCCTACGAGTGCGGCTGCGCGGCCGAGGTGCTGGTGCTGGACCCTATGGCCACGCGTGACTTCTCAGTGCTGGAGCACGGCCTGCCCCCGGTGAGCCCCGCCAGGACGGAGCCAGGGGACCGCATGCAGTACCTGCAG GTGCCCCCGCTGCGCCGCTTCTCGCACGACGAGACAGAGCTGTGGGCCGGCGGGCAGCTGGCGGCGTACCTGCAGCGCTGGGGGCCGGACGGAGATGCGGCGGGGCTGGCCCGGCTCCTGGCGCCTCATCGCGGCCTCAGCCCGCACCGCGACGAGCGGCTCAGCCCCCACCGCCGCCGCTCCGACAGCCtggccgccccgccgcgcctCCCCCGCGAGGACGTTCCCCCGGCTCGCGGTGCTGCGGGCGGCACGGCGCGCTCGGCCTCCGTCGCGTCGCTGCCCGCGTTGGGGCGGCACCACGCGCTGCTCCCCGCCTTCCCCACGGCCGCTCTGCAGCGGGAAGCCCGGCGGCCGCCCGGCCCCGTGTGCGGCCTGTCGGTACCGGCACGGCCTGCGGTCCCCGAGGACGCGGCGCGGCTCCCCGTCCCGCCGCCCGCCGGGGGCTGCGCGGTGCGGGCTGCGCGGTGCGGGCCGGGCGCGGAGCCGTGGCCGGTTCGGTCGGGCCtggcgggcggcggggggggcagcagcagcagcttcctcaGCTCGCCGTCCGCCTCCTCCGGGTACGTCACCTTCCGCTCGGGCTCCATCGGCTCGGCCTCGTAG
- the ACOT7 gene encoding cytosolic acyl coenzyme A thioester hydrolase, with product MSERGAAGPGPATIQVSRIMRPDDANIAGNVHGGTVLKMIEEAGAIISTRHCNSGQGEPCVAALARVERTDFLSPMCIGEVANVSAEITYTSKHSVEVQVNVMSENILTGAKKVTNKATLWYVPLALKNVNKVVEVPPIQYVHKEQEDEGRKRYEEQKLDRLETKQRNGDVILPVINPDRQTKEPHTVGYSQSSLIHLVGPSDCTLLGFVHGGVTMKLMDEVAGIVAARHCKTNIVTASVDAINFHEKIKKGSVITISGRMTFTSNKSMEIEVFVDADPFVDEPQERYRAVSAFFTYVSLSKEGKPLPVPQLLTESEEEKRRFEEGKGRYLQTKAKRQAQMQQAAQH from the exons ATGTCGGAGCGGGGCGCGGCGGGTCCGGGCCCGGCCACCATCCAGGTCTCCAG GATCATGCGCCCCGACGACGCCAACATCGCGGGCAACGTGCACGGCGGCACCGTGCTGAAGATGATCGAGGAGGCGGGAGCCATCATCAGCACCCGGCACTGCAACTCCGGGCAGGGG GAGCCCTGTGTGGCTGCGTTGGCGCGCGTGGAGCGGACGGACTTCCTCTCCCCCATGTGCATCGGAGAGGTGGCCAACGTCAGCGCTGAGATCACCTACACCTCCAAGCACTCCGTGGAAGTGCAGGTCAACGTGATGTCTGAGAATATCTTGACAG GGGCAAAGAAAGTGACGAACAAAGCCACGCTGTGGTACGTGCCGCTGGCCCTGAAGAACGTCAACAAGGTGGTGGAGGTGCCCCCCATCCAG TACGTGCACAAGGAGCAGGAGGATGAGGGCAGGAAGCGCTACGAGGAGCAGAAGCTGGACCGGCTGGAGACCAAGCAGAGGAATGGAGATGTGATCCTCCCAGTGATCAACCCAG ATAGGCAGACGAAAG AGCCGCACACGGTGGGCTACAGCCAGTCCAGCCTGATCCACCTGGTGGGCCCATCAGACTGCACGCTGCTCGGCTTTGTGCATGGAG GGGTCACCATGAAGCTGATGGATGAGGTCGCTGGGATCGTGGCCGCCCGTCACTGCAAAACCAACATCGTCACCGCCTCGGTGGACGCCATCAACTTCCACGAGAAGATCAAGAAAG GCAGCGTCATCACCATCTCCGGGCGCATGACCTTCACGAGCAATAAGTCCATGGAGATCGAGGTGTTTGTGGATGCCGACCCGTTTGTGGATGAGCCGCAGGAGCGGTACCGAGCCGTCAGCGCCTTCTTCACCTACGTGTCGCTGAGCAAGGAGGGGAAGCCGCTGCCGGTGCCCCAGCTGCTG ACGGAGAGCGAGGAGGAGAAGAGGCGCTTTGAGGAGGGGAAGGGCCGCTACCTGCAGACGAAAGCCAAGCGGCAGGCGCAGAtgcagcaggctgcccagcactga
- the ICMT gene encoding protein-S-isoprenylcysteine O-methyltransferase, protein MAATEAAGRWRWRRGRLGREARSSLAAFLLGASVAALPLALGSPPALLSAPGWRGRLALALHVAAVNAALLLLYPRPLYKIAIRAAFLGFAFGCGLLLSAGRSAWRHFGWYMCSLSLFHYSEYLVTAINNPRSLSLDSFLLNHSFEYNLAALSSWVEFTLEKLLLPEMKQITWLSTVGLLMVIVGDCLRKAAMLTAGSNFNHIVQNEKSDTHTLVTTGVYGWFRHPSYVGWFYWSIGTQVLLCNPICVVGYTLASWRFFRERIEEEEITLIHFFGEEYLEYKRKVPSGLPFIKGVKVEL, encoded by the exons ATGGCGGCGACGGAGGCGGCGGGGCGGTGGCGGTGGCGGCGCGGGCGGCTGGGCCGGGAGGCGCGCTCCAGCCTGGCCGCCTTCCTGCTGGGCGCTTCGGTGGCGGCGCTGCCGCTCGCTCTGGGCTCCCCGCCCGCACTGCTCAGCGCGCCGGGTTGGCGGGGCCGCCTGGCGCTCGCTCTACACGTGGCCGCCGTGAACgcggcgctgctgctgctgtaccCGCGGCCGCTCTACAAG ATCGCCATCCGGGCCGCCTTCCTGGGCTTCGCCTTCGGCTGCGGGCTGCTGCTCAGCGCCGGCCGCTCCGCCTGGCGCCACTTCGGCTG GTACATGTGCTCGCTGTCGCTGTTCCACTACTCCGAGTACCTGGTGACGGCCATCAACAACCCGCGCAGCCTCTCGCTGGATTCCTTCCTGCTCAACCACAGCTTCGAGTACAACCTGGCCGCGCTCTCCTCCTGGGTGGAATTCACGCTGGAGAAGCTCCTGCTGCCAG AGATGAAGCAGATCACCTGGCTGAGTACCGTGGGGTTATTGATGGTGATCGTGGGGGATTGCCTGAGGAAAGCTGCCATGCTCACAGCTGGCTCCAACTTCAACCACATTGTTCAGAATGAGAAATCGGACACTCACACTTTGGTGACAACTGGGGTCTATGGGTGGTTCCGGCACCCGTCTTACGTGGGATGGTTCTACTGGAGTATTGGAACGCAG gtgctgctctgcaatCCCATCTGCGTGGTCGGCTACACGTTAGCATCCTGGCGTTTCTTCAGGGAGAGGATAGAAGAGGAGGAGATCACGCTCATTCACTTTTTTGGAGAGGAATATCTGGAATACAAAAGGAAGGTGCCGTCGGGTCTCCCTTTTATTAAAGGAGTGAAAGTGGAACTGTAA
- the HES2 gene encoding transcription factor HES-2: protein MSPPGAVPQTARRPAEPRKTLKPLLEKRRRARINESLNQLKTLILPLVCKDSSRCSKLEKADILEMTVQFLKEVPAAPSAPEPSESFRAGYRACLAALLPPVPPPPARSCLPEPPPPTCPKAAQPPPPTPRHAAPTPLWRPW, encoded by the exons ATGTCCCCGCCGGGAGCCGTCCCGCAGACCGCGCGCCGCCCCGCCGAGCCGCGCAAG ACCCTCAAGCCCCTCCTGGAGAAACGCCGCCGTGCCCGCATCAACGAGAGCCTCAACCAGCTCAAAACGCTCATCCTGCCGCTCGTCTGCAAGGAT AGCTCCCGCTGCTCCAAGCTGGAGAAGGCGGACATCCTGGAGATGACCGTGCAATTCCTGAAGGAGGTGCCGGCTGCACCCTCGGCCCCAG AGCCCTCCGAGAGCTTCCGCGCCGGGTACCGCGCCTGCCTGGCCGCTCTGCTGCCCCCCGtgccgccgccccccgcccgcagCTGCCTCCCGGAGCCTCCACCGCCCACCTGCCCCAAGGCGGCCCAgccgcccccccccaccccacgcCACGCAGCCCCCACACCGCTCTGGCGGCCCTGGTAG